In Woeseia oceani, one DNA window encodes the following:
- a CDS encoding MFS transporter encodes MSTRNLTVLFFCQLISATGSIVLVTLGGIIGSSLSSNPALATLPVSMMVVSVAATTIPASLLMRRIGRRAGFAMASVSAGASVLMAAHALQTVSFGWFIVSASVFGINMAFSQQYRYAAAESVAPRYAGRAISLVLLGAIGGAFVGPELVSRGAAWGDTPYVGTLLSLAVLYVVQALLFSLLQPLRGESAGSVAGAGRPLAAIVRQPLFIASVLCGTAAYGVMTLIMTATPLSMHINDGYALDETARVIRSHVIAMYLPSLVSGFLLERFGTIRLMAVGAVALLGACLVGLQGHSMLHYWWALVLLGVGWNFLYVGGTTMLTLTYSLDERFRAQAVNEFSVFGTSATASLLAGTVIHLYGWHTLVLLPLPLLAVTLISLYFVRGNSLLRKVAPQAA; translated from the coding sequence ATGTCTACTCGAAACCTTACAGTTCTTTTCTTTTGCCAGCTGATTTCGGCCACAGGTTCAATCGTACTGGTCACCCTCGGCGGTATTATTGGCTCGTCACTGAGCAGTAATCCGGCGCTTGCAACCTTGCCGGTTTCGATGATGGTCGTCAGTGTTGCCGCGACTACGATACCCGCGAGTCTGCTCATGCGGCGCATCGGGCGTCGCGCCGGTTTCGCCATGGCGTCGGTGTCCGCGGGCGCTTCCGTGCTTATGGCGGCGCATGCATTGCAGACGGTCAGTTTCGGCTGGTTCATCGTTTCGGCATCAGTGTTCGGAATCAACATGGCTTTTTCACAGCAATACCGCTACGCCGCCGCGGAAAGCGTCGCCCCACGTTATGCCGGGCGGGCAATTTCGTTGGTGTTGCTCGGTGCGATTGGTGGCGCATTTGTAGGGCCGGAGCTGGTGTCACGTGGTGCGGCCTGGGGTGATACTCCCTACGTAGGTACGTTGCTTAGCCTCGCGGTGCTGTACGTTGTGCAGGCGTTGCTGTTCAGTTTGTTGCAGCCGCTCAGGGGAGAGAGTGCAGGCAGCGTGGCTGGTGCAGGACGGCCGCTTGCGGCGATAGTCCGGCAGCCTTTGTTCATCGCTTCCGTGCTTTGTGGCACGGCGGCGTACGGCGTGATGACGCTTATCATGACGGCGACCCCACTCAGTATGCACATCAACGACGGGTATGCGCTCGATGAAACCGCGCGCGTCATTCGGAGTCACGTTATAGCGATGTACTTGCCGTCGCTGGTGTCCGGCTTTCTGCTGGAACGCTTTGGCACGATTCGCCTGATGGCTGTCGGCGCTGTTGCCTTGCTGGGGGCATGCCTGGTGGGGCTTCAGGGCCATAGCATGCTGCACTATTGGTGGGCTTTGGTACTGCTGGGCGTCGGTTGGAATTTTCTCTACGTCGGTGGCACAACCATGCTGACACTTACGTACAGTCTGGACGAACGCTTCCGCGCGCAGGCAGTGAATGAGTTCAGTGTCTTTGGTACTTCAGCCACGGCTTCCTTGCTGGCGGGCACGGTGATCCATCTTTATGGCTGGCACACGTTGGTGTTGCTGCCACTGCCATTGCTGGCAGTGACCTTGATCAGTTTGTATTTTGTCCGGGGCAACAGCCTGTTGCGCAAGGTGGCTCCGCAAGCAGCCTAG